The following proteins are co-located in the Echinicola sp. 20G genome:
- a CDS encoding Ca2+-dependent phosphoinositide-specific phospholipase C: MKNTFNFIGSAALLWSALSCNPQEETIQLENGQVEVPADIKINQIQVLGTHNSYAKPVDTAVFNLVEPIFEKMMGQFAASMSAEQRAKYKEYHPNEMPISSMLAYEHPDFNTQLDAGLRSLEIDVYYDPTGNRFNKPATYEILKQKGKTDLAPFDTEGLDQPGFKVLHMADIDFRTYYPTFQKALETLKNWSDAHPSHTPIFIMIEAKDQGFPIFPNSSEVLPFTEQAFDELDNLVVSVLGKDKIITPDQVRGDFKTLEEGILAQNWPTLKESIGKFVFMLLPSAGGMSAESPYVKSHPALENRIMFVQSERGQDHAGFLLLDNAIVRQEDIKEAVKKGYLVRTRSDIETYEAKVNDMSRANAAFESGGQVVSTDFFRPGNSYGTDYVVKMPNELPMRLNPVNSNTEK; this comes from the coding sequence ATGAAAAATACATTCAATTTTATTGGAAGTGCAGCTCTGCTATGGAGCGCACTTTCCTGTAATCCTCAGGAAGAAACCATTCAGCTAGAGAATGGACAGGTAGAGGTTCCCGCCGATATCAAAATCAATCAGATCCAAGTATTGGGTACGCACAATAGTTACGCAAAGCCTGTTGACACCGCAGTGTTCAACCTTGTAGAACCTATTTTTGAAAAGATGATGGGGCAATTTGCAGCCAGCATGTCCGCAGAGCAAAGGGCCAAATACAAAGAATATCATCCCAATGAAATGCCCATCAGTTCGATGCTTGCTTATGAGCACCCTGATTTCAATACCCAGTTGGATGCTGGATTAAGGTCTCTGGAGATTGATGTCTATTACGACCCTACTGGAAACAGGTTCAACAAGCCAGCGACCTATGAGATCCTAAAGCAAAAGGGCAAAACTGATTTGGCCCCTTTTGATACCGAAGGACTAGACCAACCTGGTTTCAAGGTATTGCATATGGCGGATATCGATTTCAGAACCTACTATCCTACTTTCCAAAAGGCGTTGGAAACGCTAAAAAATTGGTCGGATGCCCATCCTAGCCACACACCTATCTTCATCATGATAGAAGCCAAGGATCAAGGATTCCCTATTTTCCCCAATTCATCCGAGGTATTGCCCTTTACGGAGCAAGCTTTTGATGAACTGGACAACTTGGTCGTTTCCGTCTTGGGCAAGGACAAAATCATCACGCCTGATCAAGTGCGTGGAGATTTTAAGACTTTAGAAGAAGGTATCTTGGCACAGAACTGGCCAACTCTTAAAGAATCCATTGGAAAGTTTGTCTTTATGTTGCTCCCTTCTGCCGGAGGGATGTCAGCTGAAAGTCCTTATGTAAAAAGCCACCCTGCTTTGGAAAACAGGATCATGTTTGTACAATCAGAAAGAGGGCAAGACCATGCTGGTTTCCTTCTTTTGGACAATGCCATTGTAAGGCAAGAAGACATCAAAGAAGCGGTTAAAAAAGGCTATCTGGTACGAACCAGGTCTGATATAGAAACCTATGAAGCCAAAGTCAATGACATGAGCCGCGCGAATGCTGCCTTTGAAAGCGGCGGACAGGTGGTCTCTACTGATTTCTTCAGGCCTGGCAATTCATACGGAACCGACTATGTAGTCAAAATGCCCAATGAACTTCCCATGAGGCTAAACCCAGTCAATTCCAACACCGAGAAATAA
- a CDS encoding DoxX family protein, with product MIINNRTIKFFLRLALSSAFLSAVADRFGMWSDEVSVWGNWQNFINYTQLISPWIPNSLISIIGTVVTALEIIFAFCLLVGFKTEFFAKLSAVLLLIFALSMTFSTGIKGAFDFSVFTASAAAFALGSIKEKYMEVDKLMINE from the coding sequence ATGATAATTAATAACAGAACAATTAAGTTTTTTTTAAGATTAGCCCTATCAAGTGCTTTTCTATCTGCTGTAGCTGACCGATTTGGAATGTGGAGCGATGAAGTTTCGGTATGGGGAAATTGGCAAAATTTCATAAACTATACTCAATTAATAAGCCCTTGGATTCCAAACTCGCTGATTTCAATAATTGGCACAGTTGTCACTGCGCTAGAAATTATTTTTGCATTTTGTCTATTGGTAGGATTTAAGACAGAATTCTTTGCAAAACTAAGCGCTGTTTTATTATTGATATTTGCACTATCAATGACATTTTCAACGGGTATTAAAGGAGCCTTTGATTTTTCTGTTTTTACAGCTTCCGCAGCCGCCTTTGCATTAGGATCGATTAAAGAAAAATATATGGAAGTGGACAAATTGATGATTAATGAATAA
- a CDS encoding Ca2+-dependent phosphoinositide-specific phospholipase C, with translation MKYTNSIKASILGLCLAFQGCGQKEIAIEGGRVKIPADLKINEIQVLGTHNSYATKRDTAILNFIDPIFTGMMGQYFNTMSEEAKAKYKEYHPNQMTIKEMLAYDFPDFPTQLDAGMRSLAIDIVYDPSGNRFSRPAIYDIMKAKGIHHYQPYDSTGMDQPGFKVMHIADIDFLSHYKTFEQALNALKSWSDKNPTHAPVYIMIEAKDAGLPIFPNSTEVLPFTAEVYDQLDHKLESVLGREKIITPDDVRGDYATLEEAVLAQNWPTLEASQGKFIFLLLPGSAGLSNDHSYLQDHPSLKGRMMFVKADVGQDHCGFLLLDNAIVRKGDIEEAVKKGYMVRTRSDIETYEAKVNDMSRAETAFESGAQVVSTDFFEPGNAYGTDYVVRMPNNQPLRLNPVNRAEGK, from the coding sequence ATGAAATATACCAACTCCATCAAAGCCTCCATTTTAGGGCTTTGCCTTGCTTTCCAAGGATGTGGTCAAAAAGAGATTGCTATTGAAGGTGGTCGGGTGAAAATTCCAGCCGACCTAAAAATAAACGAAATACAAGTTTTAGGAACCCATAACAGCTATGCTACAAAAAGGGACACTGCCATTTTGAACTTTATTGACCCCATTTTCACAGGGATGATGGGGCAATATTTCAACACCATGAGTGAGGAGGCCAAGGCCAAATACAAAGAATACCATCCCAATCAGATGACCATCAAGGAAATGTTGGCCTACGACTTTCCAGATTTCCCTACCCAGCTGGATGCAGGCATGCGTTCCTTGGCCATTGACATCGTTTATGATCCTAGCGGCAACCGATTTAGTCGTCCGGCTATCTATGATATAATGAAGGCAAAAGGTATTCACCATTACCAGCCTTATGATTCCACTGGAATGGACCAGCCGGGTTTCAAGGTGATGCATATAGCGGATATCGATTTCCTTTCGCATTACAAGACCTTCGAACAGGCTCTTAACGCACTTAAAAGCTGGTCTGATAAGAATCCTACCCATGCGCCAGTTTACATCATGATCGAGGCCAAAGATGCCGGTTTACCGATCTTTCCCAATTCCACCGAAGTGCTTCCCTTTACTGCAGAAGTCTATGACCAACTGGATCATAAACTGGAAAGTGTACTGGGCAGGGAAAAAATCATCACACCAGATGATGTCCGAGGTGATTATGCTACGCTAGAAGAAGCAGTATTGGCCCAAAACTGGCCAACTTTGGAAGCTTCTCAGGGCAAGTTCATCTTTTTGCTTTTGCCAGGAAGTGCAGGGCTATCCAATGACCATTCCTACTTGCAAGACCATCCATCCCTAAAAGGACGTATGATGTTTGTCAAAGCAGATGTAGGACAAGACCATTGCGGATTTCTCTTACTGGACAATGCCATTGTCAGAAAAGGGGATATTGAGGAGGCTGTCAAAAAAGGTTATATGGTCAGGACCCGCTCGGATATCGAAACTTACGAAGCCAAGGTCAATGACATGAGCCGAGCAGAAACTGCCTTCGAAAGTGGTGCCCAAGTCGTTTCCACAGACTTCTTTGAGCCCGGAAATGCTTATGGAACCGACTATGTGGTCAGAATGCCCAACAATCAACCGCTAAGGTTAAATCCAGTCAATCGGGCTGAAGGAAAATAA
- a CDS encoding queuosine precursor transporter, which yields METTADKSFHNKKTSLFIVLSGIFLTNAILAEIIGVKIFSGEATLGLEPAGWTFFGKYVLDFNLTAGAVIWPVVFITTDIINEYFGKKGVRKISFLTAGFIAYGFVFIAIATSLPPAPFWLDVNSTDPAGQPFNIEYAFDTIFRQGLGIIIGSLTAFLLGQLIDVYVFQKLRKITGSKMIWLRATGSTLVSQLIDSFVVLGIAFYVFGNWSIDQLIAVGIINYIYKFTVAIVLTPLLYLGHDIIDKYLGKEDAKRMAEEAASDTSFL from the coding sequence ATGGAAACCACTGCAGACAAGTCTTTCCACAATAAAAAAACATCCCTATTTATAGTCTTGAGTGGGATCTTTCTGACGAATGCCATTTTAGCAGAAATCATTGGTGTCAAGATTTTCTCCGGAGAAGCTACCTTGGGGCTTGAACCTGCTGGATGGACATTTTTCGGGAAGTATGTTTTGGATTTCAATCTTACAGCCGGAGCAGTCATCTGGCCTGTTGTCTTTATCACAACCGATATTATCAATGAGTATTTTGGAAAAAAAGGGGTAAGAAAAATAAGCTTCCTGACCGCTGGATTCATTGCTTATGGCTTTGTCTTTATCGCCATTGCCACCTCTCTTCCTCCAGCTCCATTCTGGTTGGATGTAAACAGCACTGATCCCGCAGGGCAGCCTTTTAATATAGAATATGCCTTTGATACCATTTTCAGACAAGGGCTGGGAATTATCATTGGTTCATTGACGGCTTTCTTACTGGGACAGTTGATTGATGTTTATGTGTTCCAAAAACTCAGAAAAATCACAGGATCCAAAATGATCTGGTTGAGGGCTACTGGCTCCACACTGGTATCTCAACTGATCGACTCCTTTGTGGTATTGGGCATTGCTTTTTATGTTTTTGGCAACTGGTCCATAGACCAACTGATTGCCGTGGGTATTATCAACTACATCTACAAGTTTACCGTAGCCATTGTCCTGACTCCCCTACTCTATTTGGGGCACGACATCATCGACAAATACCTTGGAAAAGAAGACGCCAAAAGAATGGCCGAAGAGGCTGCTTCAGACACTTCTTTTTTGTGA
- a CDS encoding TonB-dependent receptor: MPIRLLLMALFLLTAQLSFGQSMSITGTVVDPNGSLPGAMVYIKGTQTGGTSDISGNFQILNHHTGDQTLVISFIGYNAKEVPLSVEAGKDINLGLIEMEEESTGLSEVVVKGTYYPSQMRAISMKKSSNAISEVLAADAIGKLPDRNAAEAVQRMQGVSIERDMGEGRRVIVRGAPTHWTSITLNGNRLPSAGGASDERYTQLDVFPSELIQYVQLNKALTPDIDGDAIGGSMNFITKSSPSDQLISATVAGGYNTNAKSPSYNTSLIYGDRIGEKFGFIASAVVWDRTAGIDRYGIGYNFSNPDPVQSFSMNNLQLRDYVARRRTAGFNLGMDYDISPNSKIYFKGLYSQYLDQQKVREAYFNFDNNNAQLQARHADYVTNLYSMKAGGEFNISHRLKLDASYQISSSDFKLNSPDNLPEDERGYPIVNFVQPMTYEGLSSDGFKYLAMDSPEGIGGSLENVPADLGAPLDPNSMRLNQIILQQMDKKETDHTGQFDFTHQTNDKLQLKFGGKLLNKEREFNSSATVKMQGALLGIPNSPDMLFLSDMETESTPYDGTFLNELGDVYDEVNISQITNDQIDAMYTDEFATQNGLITVLAKDAPSNAPQSYTGQEQVISAYAMGTYQVNEKLELIGGIRNEVNHLEFTGARVLTDQDGSTVEEVTSTKDYNAFLPMVHLKMKPNNNTIVRAAYTRTYARPTFNRLNPGVQINNLTQTITEGNTELDPTFSNNYDLAFEYYPEELGIFSAGIFYKDLSNYIYDDQSIEVYNDLNYLRSRPENLESAWLYGIELSYVKRFTNMDNFMKNFGVELNYSYIDSEVEIPTFTEGEQTGSYKTSLPEQANHIGNAIVFYENNKFMARLAGNFKGKYVNAIRSIAGPEHYRWFGNNFTVDFSSSYLLSDNFRLFVELNNITNAPNRYYHGVSDRPEEAAWSGIRGQIGLSFNLR; the protein is encoded by the coding sequence ATGCCTATCAGATTATTATTAATGGCTTTGTTCCTACTGACTGCCCAGCTCAGTTTTGGTCAAAGCATGAGCATTACGGGTACTGTGGTGGATCCAAATGGGTCGCTTCCAGGAGCAATGGTTTATATTAAAGGAACCCAAACTGGCGGTACTTCGGATATCTCCGGCAACTTCCAAATCCTAAACCATCATACCGGAGATCAAACTTTGGTTATCTCTTTTATTGGATACAATGCCAAAGAAGTACCATTAAGTGTTGAGGCCGGTAAAGATATCAATTTGGGGCTTATAGAAATGGAGGAAGAGTCAACTGGCCTTTCCGAGGTAGTGGTAAAAGGAACTTACTACCCTTCCCAAATGAGAGCGATCAGTATGAAGAAAAGCTCCAACGCTATTTCTGAAGTTCTGGCAGCAGATGCCATCGGCAAACTTCCAGACAGAAATGCTGCCGAGGCAGTACAAAGGATGCAAGGTGTCTCCATCGAAAGGGACATGGGAGAAGGTAGAAGGGTAATCGTAAGAGGTGCCCCTACCCACTGGACTTCCATCACCCTAAACGGCAACAGACTTCCAAGTGCTGGCGGTGCTAGTGACGAAAGATATACGCAATTGGATGTATTTCCTTCAGAATTGATCCAATATGTTCAATTGAACAAAGCTTTGACACCTGATATTGACGGAGATGCCATCGGTGGCTCGATGAACTTTATCACCAAGTCCTCTCCTAGTGACCAATTGATCAGCGCCACCGTGGCCGGTGGTTACAATACCAACGCCAAATCCCCATCTTACAACACTTCCCTAATTTATGGAGATCGTATCGGTGAGAAATTTGGCTTTATTGCATCTGCCGTGGTTTGGGACAGGACAGCAGGTATTGACCGATATGGTATTGGATACAATTTTTCAAACCCTGACCCGGTACAGTCTTTCTCTATGAACAACCTTCAGTTGAGGGATTATGTAGCCAGAAGAAGGACAGCTGGATTCAATTTGGGCATGGACTACGACATTTCACCAAACAGCAAAATCTATTTTAAAGGACTCTATTCCCAATACTTGGATCAGCAGAAAGTAAGAGAAGCCTATTTCAACTTTGACAATAACAATGCACAACTTCAAGCAAGACACGCCGACTATGTAACAAACCTTTACTCTATGAAAGCAGGTGGAGAATTCAATATCAGCCACCGATTAAAATTGGATGCTTCTTACCAAATCTCTTCTTCTGACTTCAAGTTAAACAGTCCTGATAACTTACCCGAAGATGAAAGAGGTTATCCTATCGTAAACTTTGTACAGCCTATGACCTATGAAGGCCTTTCTTCTGATGGTTTCAAATACTTGGCCATGGACTCTCCTGAGGGCATTGGAGGCTCTTTGGAAAATGTACCAGCCGATTTGGGAGCTCCTCTTGACCCAAACTCAATGAGGTTAAATCAAATCATCCTGCAACAAATGGACAAGAAAGAAACAGATCATACTGGGCAATTTGACTTTACCCATCAAACCAATGATAAACTACAGTTGAAATTTGGTGGTAAGCTGTTGAATAAAGAAAGAGAGTTTAATTCTTCTGCCACCGTAAAAATGCAAGGAGCTTTATTAGGCATTCCAAATAGTCCTGACATGCTGTTCCTTTCTGACATGGAAACAGAATCAACCCCATATGATGGAACCTTCCTGAATGAACTGGGCGATGTATATGACGAGGTGAATATCAGCCAAATCACCAATGACCAAATCGATGCCATGTACACGGATGAGTTTGCTACTCAAAATGGACTGATCACAGTATTGGCAAAAGACGCTCCTTCCAATGCTCCTCAATCTTATACGGGCCAAGAGCAAGTGATCTCTGCCTATGCTATGGGAACCTATCAGGTTAATGAAAAGCTGGAGTTGATTGGTGGGATCAGAAATGAAGTCAACCACTTGGAGTTTACAGGTGCTAGGGTACTTACCGATCAAGATGGGTCTACAGTGGAAGAAGTGACCAGCACAAAAGATTACAATGCTTTCTTGCCAATGGTTCACCTTAAAATGAAGCCCAACAACAACACTATTGTAAGGGCAGCTTATACCCGTACTTACGCAAGGCCAACCTTTAACAGGCTGAACCCTGGTGTACAGATCAATAACCTTACCCAGACCATCACGGAAGGCAACACTGAATTGGATCCGACTTTCTCCAATAACTACGATCTTGCCTTTGAGTATTACCCTGAAGAATTGGGGATATTCTCAGCAGGTATCTTCTACAAGGACCTTTCCAACTATATCTATGATGATCAAAGCATTGAAGTGTACAATGATTTGAATTACCTAAGGTCTCGTCCAGAAAACCTTGAAAGTGCCTGGTTATATGGTATTGAGTTGAGTTATGTCAAGCGTTTCACCAACATGGATAACTTCATGAAGAACTTTGGTGTAGAACTTAATTACTCCTATATCGACTCAGAAGTGGAAATCCCTACTTTCACAGAAGGGGAACAAACAGGAAGTTACAAGACCTCTTTGCCAGAGCAAGCCAACCACATTGGAAATGCCATTGTGTTTTATGAAAACAATAAATTCATGGCCCGCCTTGCCGGTAACTTCAAAGGCAAATATGTCAATGCCATCCGAAGCATTGCTGGTCCTGAGCACTACCGTTGGTTTGGCAATAACTTTACCGTTGATTTTTCATCTTCTTACCTATTGTCAGACAACTTCAGACTATTTGTTGAGCTCAACAACATCACCAACGCACCTAACCGATATTACCATGGTGTGTCTGACAGACCGGAAGAGGCTGCATGGTCAGGAATCCGCGGCCAAATCGGGTTGAGTTTTAACCTCAGATAA